The genomic DNA cgagctaggcggaggcggcggccatggctcgGCGCTCGCGCGAGAAGGAGAGAAAGAGGCGTGGGCGGCTCGGTAGCATGGAGAGGCTTCGGGAGAGGAGCGAGCTGGGCCTGCGAGCGAGATAAGGACGGCATGGGCGGGGACGCGCGTCGCGAGCTTGCGCGAGTGTGCGCCGTGGCCAATTTGGGCACGACTTGGCCTCTGTGTGTGTGGATGCTTCCACAATTAGTGCTAATGATTATATCAATCTCTCAATTAATCCTAATTAAGGTAATTATTATGTGGGTTGTTACACCCCAGCACGAGGCACTCGCTCTCCGGGACCGTCACCTCCCTCGCGGCGTCGGCGACAGCCGGGTTCCAGAGGGTGCACCTGCACGGGGCCGCGAACTCCTCGCTGGCAAGGAGCACGACGCCGTTGCACGTGCCGACGTATTGCGTCCCGAGGTGCCTCCACCCGGTGAGGGCGCGCATCGGGGCGTCGCCGCTGATgagcccggcgccggcgacgtggaAGCCGTGGAACACGCTGACGGGGTTCTCCTGCTCGGGCCTCCTCCTTATGGGCGCCGTCGCGACGTAGGCGATGTGCGGGCGGGGCAGCGGCGCGCCGAGGCGGCAGTGGAGGCTCCTGAACTCCGGGCTGCGGATCAGGCCGCCGTGGTGCTTCGAGAGCGCCGTGCACGCGACCGCGGCGCGGGCCGGCAGGCGGGCCAGGATGTTGACGGCGACGTCGTCGCAGATCCGCGCAACTGAAGCGCCGCCATCGATGGTGGTGGCtgc from Panicum virgatum strain AP13 chromosome 7N, P.virgatum_v5, whole genome shotgun sequence includes the following:
- the LOC120680493 gene encoding uncharacterized protein LOC120680493, which encodes MEKAAGEEEIAGEEREKAAPSAPTPRKRKRKRAATTIDGGASVARICDDVAVNILARLPARAAVACTALSKHHGGLIRSPEFRSLHCRLGAPLPRPHIAYVATAPIRRRPEQENPVSVFHGFHVAGAGLISGDAPMRALTGWRHLGTQYVGTCNGVVLLASEEFAAPCRCTLWNPAVADAAREVTVPESECLVLGCNNPHNNYLN